One window of the Candidatus Delongbacteria bacterium genome contains the following:
- a CDS encoding ATP-grasp domain-containing protein: MITIAVSGINAIDNPGPGIGIIRSLKESNLEVRTIGFAYDAMEPGIYLDQYVDKSYLLPYPSAGRETFLERILQIHEIEKIDVIISALDAELPLYIEIEKQLRSYGIKMLIPTREMFALRNKNALKGVAKSVNIEIPAYLTCNSYNDLVKGMEETGFPCMIKGPFYEAFKATSESEATTYFNKLITKWGFPIIVQKFVEGEEYNVIGCGDGKGNTMGLFAIRKMTTTSLGKVWNAVSINNERLLKSAEDVVKYLNWKGGFEFEVIIDNETDEINLIEINPRFPAWVYMASACGVNLPERMVQLLIGENYETSSDYSSGKIMIRYTMETIKEISDFEKITTFGEL; the protein is encoded by the coding sequence ATGATTACAATAGCTGTAAGTGGTATAAATGCAATTGATAATCCCGGACCTGGCATAGGAATAATTAGATCATTAAAAGAGAGTAATCTCGAAGTAAGAACTATTGGTTTTGCTTATGATGCCATGGAGCCTGGAATATATCTTGATCAATATGTCGATAAATCCTATTTGTTACCATACCCTTCCGCAGGAAGAGAAACATTTCTAGAAAGAATATTGCAGATTCATGAAATAGAAAAAATAGATGTGATCATTTCTGCACTAGATGCAGAGTTACCACTATATATAGAAATTGAAAAACAACTTCGCTCATATGGTATAAAGATGCTTATTCCAACAAGAGAAATGTTTGCTTTGAGAAATAAAAACGCCCTTAAGGGAGTTGCGAAGTCTGTAAATATAGAAATCCCTGCTTATTTGACTTGTAATTCCTATAACGATCTAGTTAAGGGAATGGAGGAAACTGGTTTTCCATGTATGATTAAAGGTCCCTTTTATGAAGCTTTTAAAGCAACTAGTGAGTCTGAAGCAACTACATATTTTAATAAATTGATTACAAAATGGGGTTTTCCAATAATCGTTCAGAAATTTGTAGAAGGAGAAGAATACAATGTAATTGGTTGTGGCGATGGAAAAGGAAATACAATGGGACTTTTTGCCATACGTAAAATGACTACAACTAGCTTAGGTAAGGTTTGGAATGCTGTGAGTATCAATAATGAAAGACTTTTAAAATCAGCTGAAGATGTGGTAAAATATCTAAACTGGAAGGGAGGATTTGAATTTGAAGTTATAATTGATAATGAAACTGATGAGATAAATTTGATAGAAATAAACCCTAGATTTCCTGCATGGGTATATATGGCTTCTGCTTGTGGCGTTAATTTACCTGAACGAATGGTACAACTTTTAATTGGCGAAAATTATGAAACATCATCTGATTACTCAAGCGGAAAAATCATGATAAG
- a CDS encoding PqqD family protein, producing MKKEKLQNLAVSDSGFIFDPITGHSYSTNEVGLEILNLLKKGESVDSIVSTMIEEYDTSRDELLVDIEDFIDTLKNYLLV from the coding sequence ATGAAAAAGGAAAAACTTCAGAATCTTGCCGTGAGTGACTCAGGGTTTATTTTTGATCCGATCACTGGTCATTCATATTCAACAAATGAGGTAGGATTAGAAATTTTAAATCTATTAAAAAAGGGTGAAAGTGTCGATTCCATCGTTTCAACTATGATTGAGGAGTATGATACTTCCAGAGATGAACTTCTTGTTGATATCGAAGACTTCATCGATACTTTAAAAAACTATTTACTGGTTTAG